In the genome of Hydrogenophaga sp. PBL-H3, the window CTGCGAACTGCTGCTGCCCCCCACGCGCTCACTGGCGCGCGCCAAGCGCAGCCTGGCCGCCCTGCCCGGTGGCGGCGGCACGCCACTGGCTGCCGGCATTGAAGCCGCGCGCGAACTTGCAGTGCAGATCGGACGGCAGGGCGAGACCGCGGTGGTGGTGGTGCTCACCGACGGTCGCGCCAACATCGCTCGCGACGGCACGGCCGGCCGTATCCGGGCCACCGAAGACGCGCTGGCCGCCGCCAGCGACTTCCGCCAGGCCGGCCTATCGGCCCTGCTCATCGACACCTCGCCGCAACCCGGCGAGGCCTCGCGCCTGATGGCCGAGCGCATGGGTGCCACCTGTGTGCCGCTGCCGCACGCGGGTGCGGTCGGCCTGTCCCAAGCGGTGCGCCTGGCCACCGCGCCAGGCGTCCGCTGAAGACCGCAGCCATGGGCCAGGGCCTCGACTGGAAACGCGACGGCCCCCAATGGCCACACCACGATCTGAGCCGTTTTGTGTGGGCCGCCGGCCTGCAATGGCATGTGCAGCGTTTTGCCGGCCCGGCCCATGCGCCCTGCCTGGTGCTGCTGCACGGCACCGGCGCTTCAACGCATTCGTGGCGCGACCTCGCCCCTCTGCTGGCCGCGCGCTTCGAGGTGGTGACCATGGACCTGCCCGGCCACGCCTTCACCGGCATGCCCCCCGCCGGTGTGGGCTCGCCGCAGCTCTCGCTGCCCGGCATGGCGCGCGCGGTGCATGGGCTGATGCAGACGCTGGCCATCAGCCCGGCCATGCTGGTGGGCCATTCCGCCGGTGCGGCGGTGGCGGTGCGCATGTGCCTGGACGGCCTGGCCACGCCGCGCTCGGTGCTCGGTCTCAATGCCGCGCTGATGCCGCTGGGTGGTCTGGCGGGTCGCCTGTTTTCACCCGTGGCCAAGCTCATGGCCTCCGCCCCGTTTGTGCCTCGCCTGTTCGCGTGGCACGCCAACGAACCGGCCGTGTTGCAGCGCCTGCT includes:
- the bchO gene encoding alpha/beta fold hydrolase BchO, coding for MGQGLDWKRDGPQWPHHDLSRFVWAAGLQWHVQRFAGPAHAPCLVLLHGTGASTHSWRDLAPLLAARFEVVTMDLPGHAFTGMPPAGVGSPQLSLPGMARAVHGLMQTLAISPAMLVGHSAGAAVAVRMCLDGLATPRSVLGLNAALMPLGGLAGRLFSPVAKLMASAPFVPRLFAWHANEPAVLQRLLLSTGSTLDATGTALYRQLVSSPEHAAGALGMMANWDLDSLWRDLPRLAVPLDLVVGERDRTVPPEQATRAMGRLSPALNAQYLQLDGLGHLAHEEQPDTVARLIAERFDSRA